DNA from Lactobacillus sp. ESL0791:
CCGCAACCGTTACCGTTGTCCCCGCTGTTTTTTTCATAATTGCCTGACCCAAAGGCGAATCAAACGCCATTTTGCCGTTATCAAGATCGGCTTCAAGGCGACCAACTATTTGGTAAGTTTCTACTTCTTCATCGTCAGCAAATTTGAGCTGGACGGTTTTGCCTAAATCCACCGTACCATCGGCGCTCTTCTCAACAATTTCGGCATACTTTAGCTGTTTATCCAGGTAGCGCAGCCGGCTCTGCAAGTGGCCTAAATCACGCTTGGCCTCAGTATATTCGCTGTTTTCCGACAGGTCACCCATTGAGCGTGCTTCCTGCAAAATTTTAATGCGGCGTGGGCGCTCTTTTTTCAGCTGGGCAATTTCATCTTTGATTTTTTGGTAGCCGTCTGGCGTCATCTTTTGAAAATAAACCATGCAATAAGCCTTTCACAATTACTATTCTTAATTAATTATAGTTGTCAGCGGAAAAAAGGCAACGAAGCAATTAATTTTACTAGCTGCACTCTTAATATGAACGAATTTGAACGATTTTGAACGAAAATGAATTGTTTTGAACTCTTTATTATCCACACTAATTCTTTATTGAATTCATTTTTAGCAAATTGGTATAATTTCTAAGAAGCGCTAAACTCTTGTCAGGCATGTGCGCAAAGAATCTTTGCTTGAATTTTGCCGCGATGAAACTCAAGATTGAATTGGTCATAGGAGGAAAAAACAATGAAATTTGGTGATCACTTAAAGGTGGCACGTTTAGCCAAAAATTTGACGCAGGAACAGGTTGCACATGAATTTATGTTGTCCCGGCAAACCATTTCCAACTGGGAGAATGAAAAATCCTATCCCGATATTGCCAGCCTGATTAAATTGAGTGATTATTACCAAATTTCGCTGGATGAACTATTGAAAGAAGATACGGGGATGCGGGAAAATTTAGAGAAACAGGAAGTAGTCAATAATCTGAGACCGATTAAGCGGAACTTGTTGATGGTAAATAGTATCATAATGATTTTTCTTATTGCTAGCTTGTTTGATTTTATAAAATTGGATACGCATATAAATTATTCTCTATTGTTGGTACTAACTAGTTTTATTTCGTTAACAATCACTGATCTAAACAAATTTGATCATGAAAGTAAATTAGGGCTGGAGTATCATTGGCAGAAATTTTTAACAATGCCCAAAATGATGAAAGCATTAACTTTCATCGCAACTTTAGGAATTTTATTTAGTCTGGATCTTTTTTTCATGCGGCAAATAACCAATGCAGTTAAAATGCTGGGTGTCAGTATGGGAATTTTGACAGGACTTTTAATCAAAATGTATGCTGATAAAAAATAGAGTTGAAGCCAATTTTAATATTCTGATATAATAAATTTAATAATTGAACAAAAGGAAGGACAACATATGTTAACAATCGACCATGTCAGCAAAAGCTTCGGTGAGCTGACTGCGCTAAAAGATGTGTCGTTCACGGTTGAACCTGGGCAAATTTTGGGCTTGATCGGCAAGAACGGTGCGGGGAAATCTACTCTATTTCACAGCATTTTGAACCTATTTGAATATCAAGGCAAAATCACTTGGGAAAATGAACCGATCACGCCGCAAGTTTTCGACCAAATCGGCTATCTGCCGGAAGAAAGAAGTTTGCTGCCTAACTTGACAATTGAACGCCAGATCAGTTATTTAGCAAAACTAAAGGATTTTAATGCTAATAGCAAACTAATCGACGAATGGCTGCAGCGCTTTGAGGTCAAGGGTGACCGCAAGACTAAAATTAAGTCTTTGTCAAAAGGCAACCAGCAAAAAGTGCAGCTGATCTGTACCT
Protein-coding regions in this window:
- a CDS encoding helix-turn-helix domain-containing protein, which translates into the protein MKFGDHLKVARLAKNLTQEQVAHEFMLSRQTISNWENEKSYPDIASLIKLSDYYQISLDELLKEDTGMRENLEKQEVVNNLRPIKRNLLMVNSIIMIFLIASLFDFIKLDTHINYSLLLVLTSFISLTITDLNKFDHESKLGLEYHWQKFLTMPKMMKALTFIATLGILFSLDLFFMRQITNAVKMLGVSMGILTGLLIKMYADKK
- the greA gene encoding transcription elongation factor GreA, translated to MVYFQKMTPDGYQKIKDEIAQLKKERPRRIKILQEARSMGDLSENSEYTEAKRDLGHLQSRLRYLDKQLKYAEIVEKSADGTVDLGKTVQLKFADDEEVETYQIVGRLEADLDNGKMAFDSPLGQAIMKKTAGTTVTVAAPAGAYQVTIVTVVE